The region ACAGtatttctgttttcttttagtACTATTGTCATTAACATTTTTCCCTTTGTGAAAGGTTtccaaattctaaaaaaaaattaataataattgtgtaaatgtgtgtgtcgcATGTGAATACCGGCGTCACCTAAAACGCGATGTAAGTGATTTGAGTATATGAGGGAAAATTACGTACCACCTTCGAGTCGATGGCGACCTGGGCGAAGCCTTTGCGTTTGCCCCAAAGAAGCGGATAAGTCTCATCACTGAACAAAGCCTCCCGCACACCTCCTGGAGAGATCCCCAACAGGTGGCCGTTTTTCAGTgcctgtacacactcctcctgGGGACCATGCATCACACTGAACACCTCCAATAGTAGTTTGAACCCTGGAGGAAGCAAAAACGAGGAAGAGAAGATATGAGATCACTCAAAGGGGTTACAACACCATGTTTGTACAAAACCACAGAAACACTGACACTAAAATGATTAGtgtgtcaatttaaaaaatggaaaattattTGTCAAAGCCATTGAAATATCAACATGAAATTATTACTTGCAGACTTTGTATCTATCAGAAAGAGCTCATACCCGGTATTTTGAAAAGGAAATGGTCAGCTACAGAGTGGCAGGTTCGTCCTTTCTGGATAATGACATTGGCTAGGAAGTAGTAGTAATCTATTGGAATGGCTCCATGATAGTACACTATTAGTGCCGGCCCTTTGTCGGGGATCTTGTCCATCCCATGGATCTCATAGCCTGGCGTGAAGAAAAATTAAATGAGGCACAATTAATGAAAACAAGGAGAATTGTGTATCACCAGATCACACTGCATTACTGCAACATTCCTGAGTTTATGACTTATTTTAAGTCAGGGTggttttatggttatttttctcaaaatattcaAGGTCAATTCATTCATGACATCACTGAtagttttttcaatttgctgtgTGCACCAATGTaaacaattaaatacataataatgaggggtgggggtgggatcACTCATTTTCTTACTCTCCATGGCTCCTCCTTCTGCCTCTTGGCTGGTGACCTGAACGAATACATCCCACCCCCAGCCTCGCTCAGCCAATCGCATTTTAGATACTTCAAACCAGGTACCATTTGTACAATTCAGAAAACGATTCAGGAAATAAAACTAATGGTCACTACTTGCTACAGTATATATCACATAATTCttagaataaataaaagggGAGCAAATAGTTTTCATGCCCTATTTAAGTAagacttttaattattttgtcaattgAGATTCCACCCAATTCCATCCTACCGTGCCATATAGCGCCATGTCCATCCCATAAAGTTGCTAGAGTTTTTCTGGCTCCATCCCAAAGGTTGTTGCAGTATGCCTCTCTCAACTGATTCTTCCTCTGTAAGATGATAAAAGATGCAGACTGGGTTAACAACAGCACTGCAACTTTAAGCccatatctcactgagcagtgcAGACTTGCGAGGGTGCACGCATGTAGCGAATGTTGACATGCCAGATTTCGTCCAAGACTGCAAAACGTTGCAAAGACCAGACCCTCGTAAACAGCTTTTCTTGTCGGCAtcaaatttggaaaatgttcaaattgtcttattattagtattttctttcaattaCATGGTTTGAAAGCAGCTGCAGTGTCACTAAAAATCTAGTAATATGCGTGTTTGTTCATGAATACATCTTAAAAACTTTGGGAAAAAACGTATTcaaatgacattgtttttgtgtACCTTATAGACATGAAGAAAAAGTATTGAGAGGTAAAGAAGGATGACgatgaggaagggcaggataaAGACGATTGCTAAAGGGGTGAAAACCCACAATAAGTATTCCAAAACACTCAGGTAGTCCTCCACCTGACCAATGCCAACCCATTCCTCCAAGGCATGAAAGCCACAAACCTGTGAACAAATGGACATTCAGTAAGTACAGTTTCTACATGCAAAACCAAAATCCAATAGCTTAACagctactattttttttgtaatattaaataatatacatagacatgtacatacacacaaaaaaactgctggTACCTCTctctgttaatgaaagaaaaacccacAATGACCACTAAACGTCCAGTATTCTCAAACACTTTTTACAGTATGTTGCAAACAGTCCAAGATTAATAGAGACTGTGCCAAGTTTGAAATGTCTTACTAGGAAGGCAACTGCATCCTCTGATACCATCAGACATGACTGGTTCTCAGCATCTGACATCCTTCCTTGCTGCCTTGCTGCCATTCAATGCAGATGTGGCTCTTGATTACACAGTTGAGATTGCTTGGATAGCATTTGCTACTACAGCCAAACAAGCtagggaggagaaaaaaattaaattcaagCTTTAGGTGAAGATGTTAGGTGAATAAGACAAATATTGCTTTTCACAATATACAGATGAGGTTAATTACATTGCTATGACGTCACAATTTCAAAATAGCATTGTCTCGTACGACAAACGTGTTTTGAATGATTACAAGGGGGGCTAGTTTGCCAGAATGTTGTGAGAAGAGAGACGgaaaaatatgtactttttGAAAAAGTAGAAATACTAGAAATAACATAAACCAAAACGGTGAGCCAGTGGTGTCGTCATGTTAACTCAGTGTTAACATTCTGAAATTAAGTTCGCGTAACCAAGACAAAACATGAATGAATTCATATAAATTTACCATGGCTGGATACTCTGTTTGTAGCGTCATTAATTAAAATCCTACTCTTCGCAACGACATTTAACTAACAAATGCCCTCCTAATGATTCCGGATCAGGACGCTTCGAGTGTAACATAGAAATTAGTCCGGCGAAGTTATGTGTTCGAGAAGAACGTGTTCCACTGAATGGaatgaaaccccaaacataaaaaaatataatgtatttaatatacagtataataaatacaaaatgagttATTTGGATGAATGTGGAAAATATCATGAACAAAATATGTTGGTAACCACAGATCACGAACTTCGGCATCTGCTATTATTCTGGAAAAATTGTTGCCGGAAGCTTCCGGGACACGCTCGTGATACGGAACTACTTTTTTCGCACACTGGTACGATTAATAAATTTGATTTTGTTGAGCTGATTTAGCCACTAAATTGGCGTGCCGTTTCTGTCATGATGCTGGAAAAGAACACGGTGACAGTTGTGGCAGACGTATTCTTCAGCAGAAGACATGCATCCGAAGAAGTAATACACTGCTGCTGCTCTAGAGTTTTTGTGCAGTGAGTGAGCTTTTCTTATGTCCAACTATGTCTTGCAAACATGCGCACTTGTTACTATGTATCATTTGTTGAGATGCGGTGTTCATCGTCTTTTTGTCTCCTAGTGATCGAGAGCTATATCGGTCAGATAATAGGCTTCTCTCACCTGTGCAGGCAGACGCTGCAATCCAAGGCAAGTCATAATTATAGTACTGTATTATAATTACAACGGTGTGTGTTTCTTTCAGACGTCACTGGGTGTATCGTTAGTGCCTGTGTCCTTTAAATCTCCCAGATAAAAACACAAGGGTGACTCATTGGCTAGATAGAACATTTGAGTCATCTTACACCATTCCCTTGTCTGTAGAAGCGGAAAATGAAGACGAGGAGGGTGATGAGGAAGTTGAATGTTTAGATGAAGAAGCTCAGTTGATGCTTAGCATGGGTCTGCCTCTTGCTTTTGCCAGTTCTTCCAAACAGCGTAAAGAGGTACTTTTCAAGTGTGAATGCTGTAACCGTCTGTTACTAATACCATATTATTGTCATCAGATGTATGAGTAGTTATGCCAGgtctgaattatattttttgatcATGTGGCAGGAGAAGAGATCGACTGAACGAACAGTTACCTTTCAGACAGAATCACtcgaggaagaagaggaagattCACAATTTACTGACAAAGGTAATAGagaccaaatttttatatcttttttttttttaaaccagcaaTTGTTGTGCTTGGTTCTGGTTACTGTAGACAAGATTTCCTTGGTTGTCTGCATCACTGACATAATGTATTATGTAGGAATTTGACTGCGGTGTTATTATTAAAAAGCAATAATGTTGAACCAAGTAACAGTCTTTGTTGAGGGCCTTCATGCTCCATAAAAACACTGGCTTTTTCCTTATCCCATTGGTTCAACCAGAACCTAATAATGCTAGCAATTGGGCATGGATGTTGCGCCATCATTAATTACACAAAATCAAGTCTAACAAAAGCATTCCAGACAGGGCAGatttaaaagacaaattaaaaagGCTCACCCTAAACTCCTCCCAGGCCACCAACCCTCATTCAACCACAAAATGTATCCTCATTATTCACTGTGATTTGTATGTTTTAAGTTTGCACAGACATCAGTGATCTACTGGACGAAGGACAGAAGACAAAGACACCGAGTGAAGGAGTAGAAACTCCACCTGTCAATGATGCTGGCTGGGAGACATATTGGGGTAGGATTGATGCTAAAATTCCAGTCCAAATGTGGACAaattctctccatttttttttaatgacagagtGTGTCTAATCATTTTGGATCAAACTACTGTACCTCAGACACCCATTTATCCAGTCCAAAAGACAATTGAACACATTACTTGCACAACCTTATAATGGAATCCTAGTAAGCTAGCGTGATTTATCATGGTCTGACATCCACTGCATGGAATGTTCCGCTAAGTTATGTTTGTGTGCCTACAGCCCTGCTTGACAACATATCTAAACTGTCTTTTAGTTGGGTATATCTGTTGTTTTATGTATTCCTGTATGTTAAAGCTCAACAAGGTGAAGCGCTTCTGTGGAACAGCTGGGTGGAGAAACATACGGATGAGTTGCGATCTTCAGAAGATTCCCGCTGTGTAATTGCCCCATGGGACGACCCCAACACCAAGGCCGCCTGGGATCAGCACGCTGAAGAAACTTATAATTACTATTGGGAGCAATACTCATACTGGGCAGCACAGGGCTGGACCACTGACTTATCTCGTGAGAAGAACACTTGGAAAGAAACTGTGGGTGAGGGGATGGATGGCGGCATAGGGACGCACTCGGAGAATGAAGAGACTGGTGGTCAAGGTGGTGTTGAGGTTTTGAATGATCTCCTCGAAAAGAACTGCACTTTAGAGGCAGGTGGGAGCATCTCAACTGACTGTGGAACAACCAGACAAGCGGAAGACTGTATTTCTGAGCCTTGTGATGGTGGAAATCATGGCAAGAGATCAGATGTTTCCTCACAGCGGAACGGAACGCGTCACACAGGTGAGTTGAAGCTAATGTAAATTGTATTACAACATCAGGCACATTGTTTCAGAATTATGTAATGGGGCCCAAAAATGTGTTACCTTATAGTTTGGTGCCTCGAGTGCATACTTTATGTATGGTTTGCAAAAATTGGTTTAGTCAGATAGTGAAATAACACGTCTGCTTCAGGTTCTGTGTTTGAATCTCATCCTTTCTGTGAGTACGAACGCCCTGCCTGTGCTTTTGTGCGGGTTAAAAGTTTTTAGAGTCTTAATTGCCCATATGTTTAAATGCAAGTATAAATAGTTGATTGTTCTctatgattgactggtgaccagtccaggataGGCATCAGAATCAGTATCATGGACCATCTACTGATTTTATGGTTTACCGtggtttttaaaaagtcaaatgaaagtCAAATAACTTAAtaattttctttagtttttttaaaaggacTTGTAAGCATCTGCAGTTCTGCTCTccgattggctgcttgcagagatCAGTTAACAGGCCGCCTCTTTGGCGCTAATGACAAGAGGTCAGCTgctcttgtttttcttcttctcggcTGAGCGAagaggggaggggtgagcaGTTACATGGTAGAGGAAGGACGGAGGGAGGGAGACTTTCAACTCAATTCATCTTTATCCATGTAGATCTTTCACAACTGCTATTCGACAGAGTTAGCCGGCAAGAGTAGCCTGCCAGTCTGTTGTAAAAAATACCTCACCTG is a window of Vanacampus margaritifer isolate UIUO_Vmar chromosome 2, RoL_Vmar_1.0, whole genome shotgun sequence DNA encoding:
- the tmem68 gene encoding DGAT1/2-independent enzyme synthesizing storage lipids; its protein translation is MAARQQGRMSDAENQSCLMVSEDAVAFLVCGFHALEEWVGIGQVEDYLSVLEYLLWVFTPLAIVFILPFLIVILLYLSILFLHVYKRKNQLREAYCNNLWDGARKTLATLWDGHGAIWHGYEIHGMDKIPDKGPALIVYYHGAIPIDYYYFLANVIIQKGRTCHSVADHFLFKIPGFKLLLEVFSVMHGPQEECVQALKNGHLLGISPGGVREALFSDETYPLLWGKRKGFAQVAIDSKVAIIPMFTQNVREGFRSLGTLRFFRWMYESFRLPVAPVYGGFPVKFRTFLGDPIPYDPNVTASELAEKVKQSVQSLIDKHQQIPGNILRALLERFHTKYKAE